In one Eulemur rufifrons isolate Redbay chromosome 14, OSU_ERuf_1, whole genome shotgun sequence genomic region, the following are encoded:
- the CIAO3 gene encoding cytosolic iron-sulfur assembly component 3 — MASPFSGALQLTDLDDFIGPSQDCIKPVKVDKKPGSGVAKIHIEDDGSYFQVTQDGGTRRLEKAKVSLNDCLACSGCVTSAETVLITQQSHEELRKALDANKTAAPGQQKLVVVSVSPQSRASLAARLQLSPTDTAKKLTCFFKKLGVHFVFDTAFSRNFSLLESQREFVRRFRGQADSTQALPVLASACPGWICYAEKTHGSFIIPHISTARSPQQVMGALVKDFLAQQQHLTPDKIYHVTVMPCYDKKLEASRPDFFNQEHQTRDVDCVLTTGEVFKLLEEEGVSLSELEPAPLDSLPSGVSAEEPTSHQGGGSGGYLEHVFRHAARELFGIHVAEVTYRPLRNKDFQEVTLEQGGQVLLRFAAAYGLRNIQSLVQKLKRGRCPFHYVEVMACPAGCLNGGGQLKAPDTPGRELLQQVERLYGLVRTEAPEDAPGVRELYGRWLQGEASERAGRLLHTQYHAVEKASSGLSIRW; from the exons ATGGCGTCGCCCTTCAGCGGGGCGCTGCAGCTGACGGACCTGGATGACTTCATCGGGCCGTCTCAG GACTGCATCAAGCCCGTGAAGGTGGATAAGAAGCCAGGAAGCGGCGTGGCCAAGATCCACATCGAAGATGACGGCAGTTACTTCCAAGTTACCCAA GACGGCGGGACCCGGAGGCTGGAGAAGGCCAAGGTCTCGCTGAATGACTGCCTGGCGTGCAGCGGCTGCGTCACCTCGGCGGAGACCGTGCTCATCACTCAGCAGAGCCACGAGGAGCTGCGAAAGGCGCTGGACGCCAACAAG ACGGCGGCCCCCGGGCAGCAGAAGCTGGTTGTCGTATCCGTCTCGCCGCAGTCCAGAGCGTCCCTGGCTGCGCGACTCCAGCTGAGTCCCACAGACACCGCCAAGAAACTAACCTGCTTCTTCAAAAAACTAG GGGTGCACTTCGTCTTCGACACCGCCTTCTCGAGGAACTTCAGCCTCCTTGAGAGCCAGCGGGAGTTCGTGCGGCGATTCCGAGGACAGGCCGACTCCACGCAGGCCCTGCCCGTGCTGGCCTCCGCCTGCCCAG GCTGGATCTGCTACGCTGAGAAGACCCACGGCAGCTTCATCATCCCCCACATCAGCACGGCCCGGTCCCCGCAGCAGGTCATGGGTGCCCTGGTCAAGGACTTCCTCGCCCAGCAGCAG CACCTGACCCCGGACAAGATCTACCACGTGACCGTGATGCCCTGCTACGACAAGAAGCTGGAAGCGTCCAGACCCGACTTTTTCAACCAGGAGCACCAGACGCGAGATGTAGACTGCGTCCTCACGACAG GGGAGGTGTTCAAGCTGCTGGAAGAAGAAGGCGTCTCGCTGTCGGAGCTGGAGCCGGCCCCCCTGGACAGCCT GCCCAGCGGCGTGTCTGCGGAGGAGCCCACCAGCCACCAGGGCGGGGGCTCGGGCGGCTACCTGGAGCACGTGTTCCGGCACGCGGCTCGAGAGCTCTTTGGAATCCACGTGGCTGAGGTCACCTACAGACCCCTGAG GAACAAGGACTTCCAGGAGGTGACCCTGGAGCAGGGGGGCCAGGTGCTGCTGCGCTTCGCCGCCGCGTACGGGCTCCGCAACATCCAGAGCCTGGTGCAGAAGCTCAAGCGTGGCCGCTGCCCCTTCCACTACGTGGAGGTCATGGCCTGCCCCGCAG GCTGCCTGAATGGCGGAGGCCAGCTCAAGGCCCCGGACACGCCGGGCAGGGAGCTTCTGCAGCAGGTGGAGCGACTGTACGGCCTAGTCAGGACAGAGGCGCCCGAGGACGCGCCTGGGGTGCGGGAGCTGTACGGGCGCTGGCTGCAGGGCGAGGCCTCCGAGCGGGCCGGCCGCCTGCTGCACACGCAGTACCACGCCGTGGAGAAGGCCAGCTCCGGCCTCAGCATCCGGTGGTAG
- the HAGHL gene encoding hydroxyacylglutathione hydrolase-like protein: protein MKVKVIPVLEDNYMYLVIEEHTREAVAVDVAVPKRLLEIVGREGVSLTTVLTTHHHWDHARGNAELARLRPGLAVMGADERICALTRRLAHDEELRFGAIHVRCLQTPGHTSGHMSYFLWEDECPDPPALFSGDALSVAGCGWCLEGTALQMYQSLAETLGTLPPETKVFCGHEHTLSNLEFAQKVEPCNDHVRAKLCWAKKRDEDDVPTVPSTLGEELLYNPFLRVAEEPVRKFTGKAVPAEVLEALCRERARFERAAEPLQPQARALLALQWGLLSAAPQK, encoded by the exons ATGAAGGTCAAGGTCATCCCCGTGCTTGAGGACAACTACATGTACCTCGTCATCGAGGAGCACACGCGGGAGGCGGTGGCCGTGGACGTGGCCGTGCCCAAGAGG CTGCTGGAGATTGTGGGCCGGGAAGGGGTGTCTCTAACCACCGTGCTGACCACCCACCACCACTG GGACCACGCGCGGGGAAACGCGGAGCTGGCGCGGCTGCGGCCGGGGCTGGCGGTGATGGGCGCCGACGAGCGCATCTGCGCGCTGACGCGCAGGCTGGCGCACGACGAGGAGCTGCGG TTTGGGGCCATCCACGTGCGCTGCCTCCAGACGCCCGGCCACACCTCCGGCCACATGAGCTACTTCCTGTGGGAGGACGAATGCCCGGACCCACCTGCCCTGTTCTCGG gggacGCGCTGTCGGTGGCCGGCTGCGGCTGGTGCCTGGAGGGCACCGCACTGCAGATGTACCAGAGCCTGGCTGAGACCCTGGGCACGCTGCCCCCGGAGACG AAGGTATTCTGTGGCCACGAACACACCCTGAGCAACCTCGAGTTTGCACAGAAAGTGGAGCCCTGCAATGACCACGTGAGAGCCAAGCTGTGCTGGGCCAAG AAAAGGGACGAGGATGACGTGCCCACGGTACCATCCACTCTGGGCGAGGAGCTGCTCTACAACCCCTTCCTGAGGGTGGC AGAGGAGCCGGTGCGCAAGTTCACGGGCAAGGCCGTCCCAGCCGAGGTCCTGGAGGCGCTGTGCAGGGAGCGGGCGCGCTTTGAGCGGGCAGCCGAGCCGCTGCAGCCGCAGGCACGGGCCCTCCTCGCACTGCAGTGGGGGCTGCTGAGTGCGGCCCCGCAGAAGTGA
- the CCDC78 gene encoding coiled-coil domain-containing protein 78, giving the protein MGRPRWKELRAPPTSTDRTCPCGWGPGSLLGPTAALATQATQACRSNSHQPRLRFRQHRAWSWPEFLLPMEHAAATGPRLGAPRRPTENVVPRAEDWMRGVPRGPPAWATSLETELLSDLELSEEQRLQISKELVDIQITTHRLREQHEAELFQLKSEVLRLEGRVLELELHGDGASQACAAPAEADPGHRQAPARELRRKPQGPGRPDRHRLQVTMSTWRAGLGGLGGQKLGNSVSMQPPSPGGEGPGAWGLIRPALVCPQLPGGQEQGQGEVEWALERRKAQQQALETRVAALSRQLQEAQEEARTAGQRLAAQAVVLSTCQGQLRQAEAENSQLQLQLRKLNEEYAFRLQRCAREAVGFANGACQAPAATALRTFLEATLENIRAAHRCREQQLARAARAYRKRLADLSHRHEEVLATHRVLDTASWAQIHQQLQNFSHSTQAELEKERAQLLVRAIVAEEQLSELQEYVDQHLGRYKQEILRLRELMSTRDPWKAGAMPPAKPHHPRTSSH; this is encoded by the exons ATGGGTCGCCCTAGATGGAAGGAGCTGAGAGCCCCCCCCACCTCCACTGACCGGACCTGCCCatgtgggtggggccctgggagtCTCCTGGGACCCACAGCGGCCTTGGCAACGCAAGCCACCCAGGCTTGTCGCAGCAACAGCCACCAGCCCAGGCTGAGATTCAGGCAGCACCGGGCGTGGAGCTGGCCAGAATTCCTTTTGCCAATGGAGCATGCAGCAGCCACAGGCCCCAGGCTAGGGGCTCCAAGGCGGCCCACCGAGAAC GTTGTGCCACGAGCCGAGGACTGGATGCGAGGAGTTCCTAGGGGTCCCCCAGCATGGGCCACCAGCCTTGAGACAGAGCTTCTGTCAGATCTAGAGTTGAGTGAGGAGCAGCGGCTGCAG ATCTCCAAGGAGCTGGTTGACATCCAGATCACGACCCATCGCCTGCGAGAGCAGCACGAGGCTGAACTCTTCCAGCTAAAGAGCGAG GTCCTTCGGCTGGAGGGCCGGGTGCTAGAGCTGGAGCTGCACGGAGATGGTGCCAGCCAGGCGTGTGCAGCCCCAGCAGAGGCTGACCCAGGGCACCGGCAAGCACCAGCCCGAGAGCTCAGGCGCAAACCCCAGGGCCCTGGACGCCCTGACCGCCACAGACTCCAGGTCACCATGAGCAcatggagggcagggctgggtgggctggGTGGA CAGAAGCTGGGGAACAGTGTGAGCATGCAGCCCCCTAGCCCGGGGGGGGAGGGACCTGGAGCTTGGGGTCTCATCCGGCCAGCCCTTGTGTGCCCACAGCTGCCAGGAGGCcaggagcaggggcagggagaagTGGAGTGGGCGCTGGAGCGTCGCAAGGCCCAACAGCAGGCGCTGGAGACACGAGT GGCAGCCCTGAGCCGGCAGCTGCAGGAAGCCCAAGAGGAGGCCCGGACAGCTGGGCAGCGACTGGCTGCACAAGCTGTG GTGCTGTCCACCTGCCAGGGCCAGCTCCGCCAGGCTGAGGCCGAGAATTcccagctgcagctgcagctcAGAAAGCTGAACGAGGAGTACGCCTTCCGGCTGCAGCGCTGCGCCCGGGAGGCGGTG GGGTTTGCCAACGGCGCCTGCCAGGCACCTGCAGCCACAGCCCTTCGGACATTCCTGGAGGCCACCCTGGAGAACATTCGGGCAGCGCACCGCTGCCGTGAGCAACAGCTGGCCCGGGCCGCTCGCGCCTACCGCAAGCGCCTGGCAGATCTGAGCCACAGGCATGAGGAAGTGCTGGCCACCCACAG GGTCCTGGACACTGCTTCCTGGGCCCAGATCCACCAGCAGCTCCAAAACTTCTCCCACAGCACCCAG GCAGAGCTGGAAAAGGAGCGGGCACAGCTGCTGGTCCGGGCCATAGTAGCTGAAGAGCAACTTTCTGAGCTACAGGAGTATGTGGACCAGCACCTGGGCAG GTACAAGCAGGAAATCCTGAGGCTGAGGGAGCTGATGAGTACAAGGGACCCCTGGAAAGCAGGGGCCATGCCCCCAGCCAAGCCCCACCATCCACGGACGAGCAGCCACTAG
- the ANTKMT gene encoding adenine nucleotide translocase lysine N-methyltransferase isoform X2, giving the protein MEQDDPAEALTELRDRRPGPLELLQLAAGSGLAAYAVWALVLQPGFRRVPLRLQVPYVGASARQVEHVLSLLRGRPGKTVDLGSGDGRIVLAAHRCGLRPAVGYELNPWLVALARLHAWRAGCAGSVCYRREDLWKLPLLEDKLQAELPPGARVVSGRFPLPTWQPVAVVGEGLDRVWAYDVRGGGLAGKAVSS; this is encoded by the exons ATGGAACAGGACGACCCGGCCGAGGCGCTGACTGAGCTGCGCGACCGGCGGCCGGGCCCGCTGGAGCTGCTGCAGCTGGCGGCGGGCTCGGGCCTGGCGGCCTACGCGGTGTGGGCGCTGGTCCTGCAGCCCGGCTTCCGCCGCGTGCCGCTGCGGCTGCAG GTGCCCTACGTTGGCGCGAGCGCGCGGCAGGTGGAGCATGTGTTGTCGCTGCTGCGAGGCCGCCCTGGGAAAACGGTGGATCTGGGCTCCGGCGACGGCAGGATC GTCCTGGCAGCCCACAGGTGTGGTCTCCGCCCGGCTGTGGGCTATGAGCTAAACCCATGGCTGGTGGCGCTGGCGCGGCTGCACGCCTGGAGGGCCGGCTGCGCTGGCAGTGTCTGCTACCGCCGGGAGGACCTCTGGAAG CTCCCACTGCTGGAGGACAAGCTGCAGGCAGAGCTGCCCCCAGGCGCCCGGGTGGTATCTGGAcgcttccccctccccacctggcagCCTGTGGCTGTGGTGGGTGAGGGCCTGGACCGCGTCTGGGCCTATGATGTCCGTGGTGGTGGGCTGGCTGGGAAGGCTGTCTCCTCTTAG
- the ANTKMT gene encoding adenine nucleotide translocase lysine N-methyltransferase isoform X1 → MEQDDPAEALTELRDRRPGPLELLQLAAGSGLAAYAVWALVLQPGFRRVPLRLQVPYVGASARQVEHVLSLLRGRPGKTVDLGSGDGRIVLAAHRCGLRPAVGYELNPWLVALARLHAWRAGCAGSVCYRREDLWKVSLRDCRNVSVFLAPSVLPLLEDKLQAELPPGARVVSGRFPLPTWQPVAVVGEGLDRVWAYDVRGGGLAGKAVSS, encoded by the exons ATGGAACAGGACGACCCGGCCGAGGCGCTGACTGAGCTGCGCGACCGGCGGCCGGGCCCGCTGGAGCTGCTGCAGCTGGCGGCGGGCTCGGGCCTGGCGGCCTACGCGGTGTGGGCGCTGGTCCTGCAGCCCGGCTTCCGCCGCGTGCCGCTGCGGCTGCAG GTGCCCTACGTTGGCGCGAGCGCGCGGCAGGTGGAGCATGTGTTGTCGCTGCTGCGAGGCCGCCCTGGGAAAACGGTGGATCTGGGCTCCGGCGACGGCAGGATC GTCCTGGCAGCCCACAGGTGTGGTCTCCGCCCGGCTGTGGGCTATGAGCTAAACCCATGGCTGGTGGCGCTGGCGCGGCTGCACGCCTGGAGGGCCGGCTGCGCTGGCAGTGTCTGCTACCGCCGGGAGGACCTCTGGAAG GTGAGCCTGAGGGACTGCCGCAACGTGTCTGTGTTCCTGGCCCCCAGCGTG CTCCCACTGCTGGAGGACAAGCTGCAGGCAGAGCTGCCCCCAGGCGCCCGGGTGGTATCTGGAcgcttccccctccccacctggcagCCTGTGGCTGTGGTGGGTGAGGGCCTGGACCGCGTCTGGGCCTATGATGTCCGTGGTGGTGGGCTGGCTGGGAAGGCTGTCTCCTCTTAG
- the METRN gene encoding meteorin, translating into MPPPALLCALCCGLLAAARAGYSGDRCSWRGSGLTQEPGSVGQLALACAEGAIEWLYPAGALRLTLGGPDPGARPSIACLRPARPFAGAQVFAERAGGALELLLAEGPGPAGGRCVRWGSRERRALFLQATPHPDISRRVAAFRFELREDGRPELPPQAHGLGVDGACRPCSDTELLLAACTSDFVIHGTIHGVAHDTELQESVITVLAARVLRQTLPLFQAGGSGGQGPASIRTPLRCGVRPGPGTFLFMGWSRFGEAWLGCAPRLQEFSRAYAAAHAAHLHPCEVALR; encoded by the exons ATGCCGCCCCCCGCGCTGCTGTGCGCGCTCTGCTGTGGCCTCCTGGCCGCCGCCCGCGCCGGCTACTCGGGGGACCGCTGCAGCTGGAGGGGCAG CGGCCTGACCCAGGAGCCCGGCAGCGTGGGGCAGCTGGCCCTGGCCTGTGCGGAGGGCGCGATCGAGTGGCTGTACCCGGCCGGGGCGCTGCGCCTGACCCTGGGCGGCCCCGACCCCGGTGCGCGGCCCAGCATCGCCTGCCTGCGGCCGGCGCGGCCCTTCGCCGGTGCCCAGGTCTTCGCGGAGCGGGCGGGCGGCGCCCTGGAGCTGCTGCTGGCCGAGGGCCCAGGCCCGGCCGGGGGCCGCTGCGTGCGCTGGGGTTCCCGCGAGCGCCGGGCCCTTTTCCTGCAGGCCACGCCGCACCCGGACATCAGCCGCCGCGTGGCTGCTTTCCGCTTTGAGCTGCGCGAGGACGGGCGTCCAGAGCTGCCTCCGCAGGCCCACGGTCTTGGTGTGGACG GTGCCTGCAGGCCCTGCAGCGACACCGAGCTCCTCCTGGCCGCATGTACCAGTGACTTTG TAATTCACGGCACCATCCATGGGGTCGCCCACGACACGGAGCTGCAGGAGTCTGTCATCACTGTGCTGGCTGCCCGTGTCCTCCGCCAGACACTGCCCCTGTTCCAGGCAGGGGGTTCGGGGGGCCAGGGGCCGGCTTCCATTCGCACCCCGCTGCGCTGTGGCGTCCGCCCTGGCCCAGGCACCTTCCTCTTCATGGGCTGGAGCCGCTTCGGCGAGGCCTGGCTGGGCTGTGCCCCCCGATTGCAGGAGTTCAGCCGTGCCTACGCAGCTGCCCACGCGGCCCACCTCCATCCCTGCGAGGTGGCACTGCGCTGA